One Lebetimonas natsushimae DNA segment encodes these proteins:
- a CDS encoding class I SAM-dependent rRNA methyltransferase, whose protein sequence is MKVEITKKAYEKLKKRFPWVYRNEIISLPDCDRGTIADLVYKGEYVATAFINPVSKITARVISFEKTHIDKEFFYKRIKKALKNRLTEIESKNIMLSLEKEFNSNSLRVVHSEADFLPGLIIDKYGDNLVVSFTTAGMDNFKGIIVEILIDLLNPKGIYEKGDKIRQKEGLEVVNEILYGNIDDEFIIVENDKKFITNLKVGQKTGFFLDQRKNRKIVGEYGNKKTLDLFANSGGFGIYANASFTKFVEISALACSQIEKNCELNGLQNYEIIKADVFKFLENEKEKYDLIVIDPPAFAKNKNAKKGALKGWKYLIVNSLKLLEENGYLALFSCSSAISSKDLLDLALSSAIIEKCDLEVIDFLKQDVDHPYVLNIPNSLYLTGVLLRRI, encoded by the coding sequence ATGAAAGTAGAAATAACAAAAAAAGCATATGAGAAATTAAAAAAAAGATTTCCGTGGGTATATAGGAATGAGATAATTTCTCTTCCTGACTGTGACAGAGGAACTATTGCCGATTTGGTTTATAAAGGTGAGTATGTCGCAACGGCTTTTATAAATCCTGTAAGTAAAATTACTGCAAGAGTAATAAGTTTTGAAAAAACACATATTGATAAAGAATTTTTTTATAAAAGAATTAAAAAAGCGCTAAAAAACAGGCTTACTGAAATAGAGAGTAAAAATATTATGTTAAGTTTAGAGAAAGAATTTAATTCTAACTCCCTAAGAGTTGTACATTCTGAAGCTGATTTTCTGCCCGGACTCATTATCGATAAATATGGGGACAATCTTGTTGTTTCTTTTACAACTGCAGGAATGGATAATTTTAAAGGTATTATAGTTGAAATTTTAATAGATTTACTGAACCCCAAAGGCATATATGAAAAAGGTGATAAAATTCGTCAGAAAGAAGGTTTGGAAGTTGTAAATGAAATTCTTTATGGAAATATAGATGATGAATTTATCATAGTTGAAAATGATAAAAAATTTATAACTAATCTCAAAGTTGGGCAAAAAACAGGATTTTTTTTAGACCAAAGAAAAAACAGAAAAATTGTAGGGGAATATGGAAATAAAAAGACTCTTGATTTGTTTGCAAATTCCGGCGGATTTGGAATATATGCAAATGCCTCTTTTACTAAATTTGTGGAAATTTCAGCTCTTGCCTGTTCTCAGATAGAAAAAAACTGCGAATTAAATGGACTTCAAAATTATGAAATAATAAAAGCGGATGTATTTAAATTTTTAGAAAATGAAAAAGAAAAATATGATTTGATTGTTATTGACCCTCCTGCTTTTGCAAAAAACAAAAATGCAAAAAAAGGTGCTCTTAAAGGTTGGAAATATCTTATAGTAAATTCTCTGAAACTTTTAGAAGAGAATGGATATTTGGCACTGTTTAGCTGTTCAAGCGCTATTAGTTCAAAGGATTTGTTGGATTTGGCTCTAAGCAGTGCCATAATTGAGAAATGTGATTTGGAAGTAATTGATTTTTTAAAACAGGATGTTGACCATCCGTATGTTTTAAATATTCCAAATTCGCTTTATTTAACAGGGGTGCTTTTAAGGAGGATTTAA
- a CDS encoding menaquinone biosynthesis decarboxylase, producing MKFNDLKEYIKIIDTPLDINLEIPHLAYIEAKKKNPKILMFTNPKEGNKKFDMPVVMNIFANDKVVEKIFGKNLDLIAAEIEELIKLKPPKTLSEKLKIFGKLFALKNTIPKRVKSAECQYYVKQGEAVNLNDLPILKTWPLDGGKFITMGQVYTKSLDGETRNVGMYRLQVYDDKRLGLHWQIHKDSAHLFWEYKKAGVKMPVSVAIGGDPLYTWCATAPMPPGIFELMLYGFIRKENPRLIKCISNDLEVPADADIVIEGWCDPEELEIEGMFGDHTGYYTLKKPFPVMHVETITTKKEPVYYATVVGKPPLEDKYMGYATERIFLPLLKTSAPDLIDYAMPENGVFHNLILAKIAPRYPGHSMQIMHSLWGVGQMSFVKHAVFVDENAPDLRDYENLTRYILNNFDKKRVLISKGIVDELDHSSVEELVGGKLGVDATKNEKWKMENGKLKILNDEELLKKLKSVEPLIENVRQYFTDTKNPICVIKFKKQNCAKNIFDKIKEFKENLRIVVFIDTDEADNPYMLVWRVTNNIDALRDVWIDEIVGIDGSNKNAIDGFTREWPPDVDVDKNVIEKLKNLGLIEGISEEELKKYQII from the coding sequence ATGAAATTTAATGATTTAAAAGAATATATAAAAATTATAGATACTCCCCTTGATATAAATCTTGAAATACCTCATTTAGCTTATATTGAAGCCAAGAAGAAAAATCCTAAAATTTTAATGTTTACCAATCCAAAAGAAGGCAATAAAAAATTTGATATGCCTGTTGTTATGAATATTTTTGCAAATGACAAGGTGGTTGAAAAAATTTTCGGAAAAAATCTTGATTTGATTGCAGCTGAAATTGAAGAACTTATAAAACTCAAACCTCCTAAAACACTCAGTGAAAAATTAAAAATATTTGGGAAACTTTTCGCACTTAAAAATACAATTCCAAAAAGAGTAAAAAGTGCAGAATGTCAATATTATGTTAAGCAAGGTGAAGCGGTAAATTTAAATGATTTACCAATTCTAAAAACCTGGCCGCTTGATGGTGGAAAATTTATAACTATGGGGCAGGTTTATACTAAAAGTCTTGATGGTGAGACGCGTAATGTTGGAATGTACAGGCTTCAGGTTTATGATGATAAAAGACTCGGACTTCACTGGCAGATTCACAAAGACAGCGCCCATCTTTTTTGGGAGTATAAAAAAGCCGGGGTTAAAATGCCGGTAAGTGTTGCAATAGGCGGAGACCCGCTTTATACGTGGTGTGCTACGGCACCAATGCCTCCAGGTATATTTGAACTTATGCTTTACGGATTTATAAGAAAAGAAAATCCAAGATTAATCAAATGTATAAGCAATGATTTGGAAGTTCCTGCCGATGCGGATATTGTGATAGAAGGATGGTGCGATCCGGAGGAGTTGGAAATTGAGGGAATGTTTGGAGACCATACAGGCTATTATACTCTTAAAAAACCTTTTCCCGTAATGCATGTAGAAACTATAACCACTAAAAAAGAGCCTGTTTATTATGCAACGGTTGTAGGAAAACCACCTCTTGAGGATAAATATATGGGTTATGCGACTGAGAGGATATTTTTACCGCTTTTAAAAACTTCAGCACCTGATTTGATTGATTATGCAATGCCTGAAAACGGAGTGTTTCATAATCTGATTTTGGCAAAAATTGCACCAAGATACCCGGGGCATTCTATGCAGATAATGCATTCTCTTTGGGGAGTGGGGCAGATGAGTTTTGTAAAACACGCTGTTTTTGTGGATGAAAATGCACCTGATCTTAGAGATTATGAAAATTTAACAAGATATATTTTAAATAATTTTGATAAAAAAAGGGTATTAATTAGCAAGGGAATTGTTGATGAGCTTGACCATTCAAGCGTGGAGGAATTGGTAGGCGGTAAGCTTGGGGTTGATGCAACTAAGAATGAAAAATGGAAAATGGAAAATGGAAAATTAAAAATATTAAATGATGAAGAATTATTGAAAAAATTAAAAAGTGTTGAGCCTTTAATTGAGAATGTCAGACAGTATTTTACCGATACCAAAAATCCGATTTGTGTAATCAAGTTTAAAAAGCAAAATTGTGCTAAAAATATTTTTGATAAAATAAAAGAGTTTAAAGAAAACCTAAGAATAGTTGTGTTTATTGATACAGACGAAGCAGATAATCCGTATATGCTTGTGTGGAGAGTTACGAATAATATAGATGCTTTGCGTGATGTTTGGATTGATGAAATTGTTGGAATTGACGGAAGCAATAAAAACGCCATTGATGGATTTACAAGAGAGTGGCCGCCGGATGTTGATGTTGATAAAAATGTAATAGAAAAATTAAAAAATTTAGGATTAATTGAGGGAATCAGTGAAGAAGAATTAAAAAAATATCAGATAATTTAA
- a CDS encoding leucyl aminopeptidase codes for MEFINGKGEVKAKIVVNGAKSFEEYGFNGKDGEVLVLPEKKRIYVGIDSINPENIKTATAAIIKALKKYKFESVEITPPNTKDESILIPFFEGFILGDYEFDKYKSEKAKHPVKKIAINSKRDFQKIVKEAKIRANAINFVRDVINSVPDEITPAKLAAIAEDVAKESKLECKIYDENYLYENGYHAFYAVGKASSNPPRLIHLTYKPKNAKRKIVFVGKGLCYDSGGLSLKPADYMVTMKSDKSGAVTVLGIIKAISELGLDIEVHAILGAAENMIGGNAYKPDDVLKAKNGKTIEIRNTDAEGRLVLADCLCYADEEIKDYDEIYDFATLTGACVVGLGEYTAGIMGYNREKINKIIENAEKAGENIAYLPFNKHLKKLLKSNIADICNIASSRYGGALTAGLFLREFVNNTDKWTHLDIAGPAFVEKEWGYNPHGASGFGVDTFINYLKSL; via the coding sequence ATGGAATTTATAAATGGAAAAGGTGAAGTTAAAGCAAAAATAGTAGTTAACGGTGCTAAAAGTTTTGAAGAGTACGGATTTAATGGAAAAGACGGGGAAGTTTTAGTCTTACCTGAGAAAAAAAGAATTTATGTGGGAATTGATAGCATAAATCCTGAAAATATTAAAACTGCTACTGCTGCTATTATAAAAGCTCTTAAAAAATATAAATTTGAAAGTGTGGAAATTACTCCGCCAAATACAAAAGATGAAAGTATTTTAATTCCATTTTTTGAAGGATTTATATTAGGGGATTATGAGTTTGATAAATATAAAAGCGAAAAAGCAAAACATCCTGTTAAAAAAATAGCAATTAATTCTAAAAGAGATTTTCAGAAAATTGTTAAAGAAGCAAAAATCAGGGCAAATGCTATAAATTTTGTAAGAGATGTAATTAATTCAGTTCCCGATGAAATAACTCCTGCAAAACTTGCGGCTATTGCTGAAGATGTAGCAAAAGAAAGTAAACTTGAATGTAAAATATATGATGAAAATTATTTATATGAAAACGGATACCATGCTTTTTATGCAGTTGGAAAAGCAAGTTCCAATCCTCCAAGACTGATTCATTTAACTTATAAACCAAAAAATGCAAAAAGAAAAATAGTATTTGTTGGAAAAGGGCTTTGTTATGACAGTGGAGGATTAAGTCTTAAACCTGCAGATTATATGGTAACTATGAAAAGCGATAAGTCCGGGGCTGTAACAGTTCTTGGGATTATAAAAGCCATAAGTGAATTAGGACTTGATATTGAAGTTCATGCAATTTTAGGTGCGGCTGAAAATATGATAGGCGGAAATGCCTATAAACCGGACGATGTATTAAAGGCAAAAAACGGTAAAACTATTGAGATTAGAAATACAGATGCCGAGGGGAGACTTGTTTTGGCTGACTGTTTGTGTTATGCTGATGAAGAAATTAAAGATTATGATGAAATTTATGATTTTGCTACATTAACAGGTGCCTGTGTAGTGGGACTGGGAGAATATACAGCCGGAATTATGGGATATAACCGGGAAAAAATAAATAAAATAATAGAAAATGCCGAAAAAGCCGGTGAAAACATTGCATATTTACCGTTTAACAAACATCTTAAAAAACTTCTAAAAAGTAACATCGCGGATATTTGTAACATTGCATCAAGCAGATACGGTGGTGCTCTTACTGCGGGACTGTTTTTACGCGAATTTGTAAATAATACTGATAAATGGACTCATCTTGATATAGCCGGACCCGCTTTTGTAGAAAAAGAATGGGGGTATAATCCGCACGGTGCAAGCGGATTTGGAGTTGATACTTTTATAAACTACCTAAAATCTCTTTAA
- the trpB gene encoding tryptophan synthase subunit beta translates to MYIPKPIFDPDERGHFDKFGGKYVPETLMPVLEELEEFYKSVRFDRNFWKEMDYYYKEYIGRPTNLYYAPNLSNELNAKIYLKREDLNHTGAHKINNTIGQVLLAKKMGKKRVIAETGAGQHGVATATAAALFGLECEVFMGEKDVKRQELNVFRMELLGAKVHPVKSGSKTLKDAMNEAIRYWVTNARDTFYVIGTVAGPHPYPMLVRDFQAVIGYEAKAQILAKEGKLPDYVIACIGGGSNAMGIFSHFLEEENVQCIGIEAGGLGIESGKHGASLNAGTPGVLHGQMSYLLQDEDGQIKEAYSISAGLDYPGIGPEHAYHFEAERVKYDYITDKEALDAFVWLSRKEGIIPAFESSHAVAYLKKLKDIEGKTVIVNLSGRGDKDMMSAKNILKFEI, encoded by the coding sequence ATGTATATTCCAAAACCTATATTTGACCCGGATGAGAGAGGGCATTTTGACAAATTCGGCGGAAAATATGTTCCTGAAACTTTGATGCCTGTACTTGAAGAACTTGAAGAATTTTATAAAAGTGTAAGATTCGATAGAAATTTTTGGAAAGAAATGGATTACTATTATAAAGAGTATATCGGAAGGCCTACCAATCTTTATTACGCTCCCAATTTAAGTAATGAACTTAATGCAAAAATATACCTTAAAAGAGAAGATTTAAACCATACAGGAGCCCATAAAATAAATAACACAATAGGACAGGTTTTACTAGCTAAAAAAATGGGTAAAAAAAGAGTGATTGCTGAAACTGGAGCTGGTCAGCATGGTGTTGCCACTGCTACTGCGGCTGCACTTTTCGGGCTTGAATGTGAAGTATTTATGGGCGAGAAGGATGTAAAAAGACAGGAACTTAATGTTTTCAGAATGGAGCTTCTTGGAGCAAAGGTACATCCTGTAAAAAGCGGAAGCAAAACACTTAAAGATGCTATGAATGAAGCTATAAGATACTGGGTTACAAATGCAAGGGATACTTTTTATGTAATTGGAACTGTTGCAGGTCCTCACCCTTATCCTATGCTTGTGAGGGATTTTCAGGCTGTTATCGGCTATGAAGCTAAAGCCCAGATTTTAGCAAAAGAAGGGAAACTTCCCGATTATGTTATTGCATGTATCGGTGGTGGAAGTAATGCAATGGGGATTTTCTCGCATTTTTTGGAAGAAGAAAATGTTCAGTGTATTGGAATTGAAGCCGGAGGTCTTGGTATTGAGAGCGGAAAACACGGGGCAAGTTTGAATGCGGGAACACCCGGGGTACTTCATGGGCAGATGAGCTATCTGCTTCAGGATGAAGACGGACAGATTAAAGAAGCATATTCTATTTCAGCGGGTCTTGATTATCCGGGAATTGGACCGGAGCATGCATACCATTTTGAAGCTGAAAGAGTGAAATATGATTATATTACTGATAAAGAAGCACTTGATGCATTTGTTTGGCTTAGCAGGAAAGAGGGAATTATTCCGGCATTTGAAAGTTCTCATGCTGTTGCATATCTCAAAAAGTTAAAGGATATTGAAGGAAAAACAGTAATAGTAAATCTCTCAGGCAGGGGAGATAAAGATATGATGAGTGCAAAAAATATATTAAAGTTTGAAATTTAA
- a CDS encoding SixA phosphatase family protein, translating into MKKFLFIRHSLAVEAYEFKGHDFDRPLTPKGKIRAKGFFRVVKKIYPVINYIITSKAIRAKETAEILKEFYPESVFIETELLFPGANFKNFKEIVENKNGIIAIVGHQPDLSEFISKLTHSDCYFKLSKPSLAEVEDNILKALFSYKHFRNFNESDNA; encoded by the coding sequence ATGAAAAAATTTTTATTTATCAGGCATTCATTAGCGGTTGAAGCATATGAATTTAAAGGTCATGATTTTGACAGGCCTTTGACTCCAAAAGGAAAAATAAGGGCAAAAGGTTTTTTTAGAGTAGTAAAAAAAATTTATCCTGTAATCAATTATATAATTACTTCAAAAGCAATCCGTGCAAAAGAAACCGCTGAAATATTAAAAGAATTTTATCCTGAAAGTGTTTTTATTGAAACTGAATTATTATTTCCGGGCGCTAATTTTAAAAATTTTAAAGAAATTGTTGAAAATAAAAACGGTATTATCGCAATTGTCGGGCATCAACCGGATTTGAGTGAATTTATTTCAAAACTTACCCATTCAGACTGTTATTTTAAACTTTCAAAGCCGTCACTTGCGGAAGTTGAAGACAATATTCTAAAAGCTCTTTTTAGTTACAAACATTTCAGGAATTTTAATGAATCAGATAACGCTTAA
- a CDS encoding Crp/Fnr family transcriptional regulator, which produces MNFKDIFLFKNLEDKDINEIKKFSIVKKLKKNDIVFYEKEEPNYLHLLVEGTAKVYKVDNRGNELIIHKFYPPSLIAELASFEKIPYPANCAMESDGIVIKIEFEKFKKFLKKGDVCLSVMSSLLKKMKYLDGIIQDNLILDTTTKIAKFIYDNPEAFEDLKQHSIAAILNIKPETLSRKLKILKDLGIIEKKDNKFTVKNREKIKEHFNW; this is translated from the coding sequence ATGAATTTTAAAGATATATTTTTATTTAAAAATTTAGAAGATAAAGATATTAATGAAATTAAAAAATTTTCAATTGTAAAAAAACTCAAAAAAAATGATATTGTTTTTTATGAAAAAGAAGAACCTAATTATTTACATTTACTTGTAGAAGGAACGGCAAAAGTTTATAAAGTGGATAACAGGGGAAATGAGCTTATTATTCATAAATTTTATCCACCTTCACTCATAGCTGAACTTGCAAGTTTTGAGAAAATTCCTTATCCTGCAAACTGTGCGATGGAAAGTGACGGGATTGTTATAAAAATAGAATTTGAAAAGTTTAAGAAATTTTTAAAAAAAGGTGATGTCTGTTTGTCTGTAATGAGCTCTCTTCTTAAAAAGATGAAATATTTAGATGGAATTATTCAGGATAATCTGATTTTAGATACAACTACAAAAATAGCAAAATTTATTTATGATAATCCGGAAGCTTTTGAAGATTTAAAACAGCATTCTATTGCAGCAATTTTGAATATAAAACCGGAGACTCTTAGCAGAAAATTAAAAATATTAAAAGATTTGGGAATTATTGAAAAAAAAGATAATAAGTTTACAGTTAAAAATAGGGAAAAAATAAAAGAGCATTTTAATTGGTAG
- the efp gene encoding elongation factor P: protein MAYSMSDLKKYLNIELDGIPYKIVEYHHVKPGKGAAFVRTKLKNLIDGRVIEKTFHAGDKADEPNLERRKYQYSYNEGDIYYFMDTNTYEMLPVDVKVFEESKQFLLDGMEVDILFHNGKVIGVELPMTVELTVTETQPVSNRDRSGACRKPATLETGAVVTVPCHIVEGDKIKVDTRTGEYLEKVK, encoded by the coding sequence ATGGCGTACAGTATGAGTGATTTGAAAAAATATCTGAATATTGAACTTGACGGAATCCCTTATAAAATAGTTGAATATCATCACGTAAAACCTGGAAAAGGTGCTGCTTTTGTTAGAACCAAGCTTAAAAACTTAATTGACGGGAGAGTGATTGAAAAAACCTTTCATGCAGGTGATAAAGCTGATGAACCAAATCTAGAGAGAAGAAAATATCAATATTCATATAATGAAGGTGATATTTATTATTTTATGGATACCAATACTTATGAAATGCTGCCTGTAGATGTAAAAGTATTTGAAGAATCAAAACAGTTTTTACTTGACGGAATGGAGGTTGATATATTGTTTCATAATGGGAAAGTAATTGGTGTAGAACTTCCTATGACAGTGGAATTGACTGTTACCGAAACCCAGCCGGTTAGCAATAGGGATAGAAGTGGGGCATGTAGGAAACCTGCAACTCTTGAAACCGGTGCTGTTGTTACTGTTCCATGTCATATAGTAGAAGGCGATAAAATAAAAGTTGATACAAGAACTGGCGAATACTTAGAAAAAGTAAAATAA
- a CDS encoding DedA family protein, giving the protein MKKILFLTLFFSFIWAFDLHSVKEFFNEDNLIHLLKEYGYIILFFWSIFEGETGLVMAGVLSHTGDMNLFASIVVAAFGGFTGDQIYYYLGKLNKAWILKEFNQHRRKFAKAKMLLKKYGMGVVFIQRFIYGMRTIIPMTIGVLNYDAKKFAIVNLISAFIWASVTIIPSYIFGEEILDILKWLKHHWYIGIVFVIAMFTVTWYINKKED; this is encoded by the coding sequence ATGAAAAAAATTCTTTTTTTAACTCTTTTTTTTAGTTTTATTTGGGCGTTTGATCTGCATTCAGTTAAAGAATTTTTCAATGAAGATAATTTAATCCATTTACTTAAAGAATATGGCTATATAATATTGTTTTTTTGGTCTATTTTTGAAGGCGAAACTGGCCTTGTAATGGCAGGAGTTTTATCTCATACTGGTGATATGAATTTATTTGCTTCTATTGTAGTAGCAGCTTTTGGAGGTTTTACAGGAGACCAAATTTATTATTATTTAGGAAAATTAAATAAAGCTTGGATTTTGAAAGAATTTAATCAACATAGAAGAAAATTTGCAAAAGCAAAAATGCTTCTTAAAAAATACGGTATGGGTGTCGTTTTTATTCAAAGATTTATTTATGGGATGAGAACCATTATTCCGATGACTATCGGAGTTTTAAATTATGATGCAAAAAAATTTGCAATTGTTAATTTAATTAGTGCCTTTATATGGGCAAGTGTCACTATAATTCCAAGTTATATTTTCGGGGAAGAAATTTTGGATATTCTTAAATGGTTAAAACATCACTGGTATATAGGTATTGTTTTTGTAATTGCAATGTTTACTGTTACATGGTATATAAATAAAAAGGAGGATTAA
- the ychF gene encoding redox-regulated ATPase YchF, with translation MKVGIVGLPNVGKSTTFNALTKTQNAEAQNYPFCTIEPNKAIVPVPDNRIEELAKIVNPDRIQYSTIEFVDIAGLVKGASKGEGLGNQFLANIRETDIILHMVRCFEDPNVIHVENSVDPIRDVEIIEQELLYADMQTLEKRINRLQKQAKGSKEAKAQLELANELMEWLAEGNPVRTFPKKDEEAFKVLERELNFLTNKEIFYGANVDEEGLAVDNEYVIALKEYAKKHNREVIKLCAKLEEEMVDMSDEERHEFLESLGAKESGLDQIIRKAYEKLDLISYFTAGKIEVRSWTIKKGTKAPQAAGVIHTDFEKGFIRAEVISYEDFVKYGGEQGAKEAGAMRLEGKDYVVQDGDVMHFRFNV, from the coding sequence ATGAAAGTTGGAATTGTCGGACTGCCGAATGTTGGAAAATCTACTACATTTAATGCACTTACTAAAACGCAAAATGCGGAAGCTCAAAATTATCCTTTTTGTACAATAGAGCCAAATAAAGCAATAGTACCTGTACCGGATAATAGAATAGAAGAACTTGCCAAGATAGTAAACCCAGATAGAATTCAATATTCAACCATAGAATTTGTCGATATTGCAGGACTTGTTAAGGGAGCAAGCAAAGGTGAAGGGCTTGGAAATCAGTTTTTGGCAAATATTAGGGAAACTGATATAATCTTGCATATGGTTAGGTGTTTTGAAGACCCAAATGTTATTCATGTGGAAAATAGTGTAGACCCAATAAGAGATGTTGAAATAATTGAGCAGGAACTACTTTATGCAGATATGCAGACACTTGAGAAGAGAATAAATAGACTTCAAAAACAGGCAAAAGGCAGCAAAGAAGCAAAAGCTCAGCTTGAACTAGCAAATGAGCTTATGGAATGGCTGGCTGAAGGTAATCCTGTCAGGACTTTTCCTAAAAAAGATGAAGAAGCATTTAAAGTGCTTGAGAGAGAACTTAACTTTTTAACAAATAAAGAAATTTTTTACGGGGCAAATGTTGATGAAGAAGGGCTAGCAGTTGATAATGAATATGTAATAGCCCTAAAAGAGTATGCTAAAAAACATAATAGGGAAGTTATAAAACTTTGTGCTAAACTTGAAGAAGAAATGGTGGATATGAGTGATGAGGAAAGACATGAATTTCTTGAGAGTCTTGGGGCAAAAGAGAGCGGGCTTGACCAGATTATTAGAAAAGCGTATGAAAAACTTGATTTGATAAGTTATTTTACAGCCGGAAAAATCGAGGTTAGAAGCTGGACAATCAAAAAAGGTACAAAAGCACCTCAGGCTGCGGGAGTTATTCATACAGATTTTGAAAAAGGGTTTATCAGGGCTGAGGTTATCAGTTATGAAGATTTTGTAAAATATGGAGGTGAACAGGGTGCAAAAGAAGCCGGGGCTATGAGGCTTGAAGGGAAAGATTATGTAGTCCAAGACGGTGATGTAATGCATTTCAGGTTTAATGTATGA
- a CDS encoding bacteriohemerythrin: protein MELNQVAFEPMNEVHNREAEILEKLLQAIEHKEPLEEVYEEFVKDVENHFSFEQELMEKYNFFAKMPHKMEHDKILNELYELRNDLNNYEKMEKYFKEHFIPWLHNHIATMDTVTAGFFNMVGATTN from the coding sequence ATGGAATTAAACCAAGTTGCATTTGAGCCAATGAATGAAGTACATAACAGGGAAGCTGAAATTTTGGAAAAATTATTACAAGCAATTGAGCACAAAGAGCCTCTTGAAGAAGTTTATGAAGAATTTGTAAAAGATGTTGAAAATCATTTTTCTTTTGAACAAGAACTTATGGAAAAATATAATTTTTTTGCAAAAATGCCTCATAAAATGGAACATGATAAAATTTTAAACGAATTATACGAATTAAGAAATGATTTAAACAATTACGAAAAAATGGAAAAATATTTTAAAGAACATTTTATCCCCTGGCTTCATAACCATATAGCCACAATGGATACAGTTACAGCAGGATTTTTTAATATGGTAGGTGCCACTACCAATTAA
- a CDS encoding adenine phosphoribosyltransferase: MLAEKVKKAIRDIPDYPKKGIIFKDITTLLNNGELFAEVVDYFANKYKDVDFVCGIESRGFIFGGAIAYAMKKGFVPLRKKGKLPYTTVSEKYALEYGFDEIEIHIDAFKNIKNPKVLLIDDLIATGGTAEAAVKLIQKVGGEVLAAGFLIELSFLDGVKKLENLGVKVDSILKING, translated from the coding sequence ATGTTAGCTGAAAAAGTAAAAAAAGCTATCAGGGATATCCCTGATTACCCTAAAAAAGGTATTATTTTTAAAGATATTACAACACTTTTAAATAACGGGGAACTGTTTGCCGAGGTTGTTGATTATTTTGCAAACAAATATAAAGATGTTGATTTTGTATGTGGGATTGAAAGCAGGGGATTTATTTTTGGAGGTGCCATTGCATATGCAATGAAAAAGGGATTTGTGCCTCTTAGAAAAAAAGGAAAACTGCCTTATACAACCGTCAGTGAAAAGTATGCACTTGAATATGGCTTTGATGAAATAGAAATTCATATTGATGCTTTTAAAAATATTAAAAATCCGAAAGTTTTGCTTATTGACGACTTAATTGCAACAGGCGGAACCGCCGAAGCTGCTGTAAAACTTATACAAAAAGTCGGAGGAGAAGTTTTAGCTGCCGGTTTTTTGATCGAACTTTCATTTTTAGATGGTGTAAAAAAATTAGAAAATCTAGGAGTAAAAGTAGATAGTATTCTTAAAATAAATGGATAA